One genomic window of Fusarium fujikuroi IMI 58289 draft genome, chromosome FFUJ_chr01 includes the following:
- a CDS encoding related to acetate kinase has translation MKVILAINAGSSSVKISVYIADKNAEPHQIAEASIGGLTAPPATLAYTRRGEKVVKAREVAESVKNQEDAFDLLLKTFIDDAELKEISSKEDIAIASHRIVHGGDYDRSQVITQDAYHHLEELSDLAPLHNGVALSIVDTCISALPKTINVACFDSQFHTTIPPHIYTYPIDPKIAKSNRLRKYGFHGISYAFITRAVAQYLEKDVDSLNMIALHLGSGASACAIKGGKSWDTSMGLTPLAGLPGATRSGSVDPSLVFHYASDVGKLSPASTKHLHISRAEEILNKESGWKSMTGTTNFGVVAESDEPTHRLAFEIFVDRIAGFVGSYFVTLEGRVDALVFAGGIGEHSAKLRSAVVERVACLGFALDDASNQEPIKDVVQELGKRDARQRVLVCQTDEQLEMARLCAEKEDIWE, from the exons ATGAAGGTCATTCTCGCCATCAATGCCGGCTCTAGCTCGGTCAAGATCTCAGTCTATATTGCAGATAAGAACGCAGAACCTCATCAAATCGCAGAGGCCTCAATCGGTGGATTGACTGCTCCGCCAGCAACGCTTGCTTATACGCGTCGCGGTGAGAAGGTGGTCAAGGCGAGAGAGGTTGCCGAAAGTGTCAAGAATCAAGAGGATGCTTTCgaccttctcctcaagaCATTCATTGATGACGCTGAACTCAAGGAGATCTCTTCAAAGGAGGATATTGCCATCGCCAGCCATCGCATTGTTCATGGAGGGGACTATGATCGGTCGCAAGTCATTACCCAAGATGCCTATCACCACCTTGAAGAGCTCAGCGACCTAGCACCACTTCACAATGGTGTCGCCTTGAGCATCGTCGACACTTGCATCAGCGCGCTAcccaagaccatcaacgTCGCCTGTTTCGACTCACAGTTCCATACAACTATCCCTCCACACATCTACACCTACCCCATCGACCCAAAGATCGCGAAAAGCAATCGCCTACGCAAGTACGGATTTCACGGAATCAGCTATGCATTCATCACAAGAGCCGTGGCACAGTATCTTGAAAAAGACGTCGACAGCTTAAACATGATCGCTTTGCACCTCGGTAGCGGTGCCAGCGCCTGCGCCATCAAGGGCGGCAAGAGTTGGGATACGAGTATGGGGCTTACACCTTTGGCGGGCCTTCCTGGAGCGACTCGAAGCGGCAGTGTTGATCCTAG TCTTGTCTTCCACTATGCCTCCGATGTGGGGAAACTCTCCCCTGCATCCACCAAACATCTTCACATTTCAAGGGCTGAGGAGATCCTCAATAAGGAGAGCGGCTGGAAGTCCATGACGGGCACGACCAACTTTGGCGTAGTTGCCGAGTCAGACGAGCCCACCCACCGCCTGGCCTTCGAAATCTTTGTCGATCGCATTGCCGGCTTTGTCGGCTCTTACTTCGTAACCCTCGAGGGCCGTGTCGATGCTTTGGTTTTCGCTGGCGGCATTGGAGAGCACAGCGCTAAGCTTCGATCTGCCGTCGTCGAGAGGGTTGCCTGCTTAGGCTTTGCCCTCGATGATGCTAGTAATCAGGAACCTATCAAGGATGTGGTCCAGGAACTCGGCAAACGCGATGCCAGGCAGCGGGTGCTCGTCTGTCAGACAGACGAGCAGCTGGAGATGGCCAGATTATGTGCAGAAAAGGAGGATATATGGGAATAG
- a CDS encoding related to transcriptional repressor, with product MTMHAINAAGRRVSLLNDESASQQQQQQPTQRPPLSFHSHSSYAFTQSYPTPGSTSSSPNTPELLRSDSYDSQMSNDPLSPLTPNVDYYPRQQVMYTISQDYNMEAKHAQYADSTRSASYDAEMVSQPRSSPMPERPGKRYPCRYRDTHGCEKTFTTSGHASRHSKIHTAEKAVQCTFAGCQKKFTRADNMKQHLETHFKDKSRSSTSQRSHRTSLADARRNSTSGRPSASRTSSSRSRRDADPYPLPTPPLASPSVNSGSWDLGGRNLPILNRPVAGRTPSGLDALAMAVACQEGSGV from the coding sequence ATGACAATGCACGCAATCAACGCCGCTGGTCGACGAGTTTCACTCCTTAACGACGAATCTGCttcccaacaacaacaacagcagcccACGCAACGACCACCTCTCAGCTTCCACTCTCACTCCAGCTATGCCTTCACTCAATCATACCCCACCCCGGGCagtacttcttcttcgccaaaCACTCCCGAACTTCTTCGTTCCGACTCTTATGACTCTCAAATGAGCAACGATCCTCTTTCTCCTCTGACTCCCAACGTCGACTACTACCCTCGACAACAGGTCATGTACACAATTTCTCAGGACTACAACATGGAGGCGAAGCATGCCCAATACGCCGACAGCACCCGTTCAGCTTCCTACGACGCTGAGATGGTCAGCCAGCCCCGATCCTCGCCTATGCCCGAGCGCCCCGGAAAGAGGTATCCCTGCAGGTACCGCGACACTCATGGTTGCGAAAAGACCTTCACCACCTCAGGTCATGCCTCGCGCCATTCAAAGATTCACACTGCAGAGAAGGCTGTTCAATGTACCTTTGCAGGATGCCAGAAGAAGTTCACTCGCGCCGACAATATGAAGCAACATCTCGAAACCCACTTCAAGGATAAGAGTCGCTCTTCTACCAGCCAGCGCAGTCACAGGACATCCCTAGCTGACGCTCGTCGTAACTCTACATCCGGGCGCCCTTCCGCAAGCCGCACATCCTCGTCCAGGAGCCGACGCGACGCTGATCCTTATCCCCTTCCCACGCCCCCACTGGCCTCACCCAGTGTCAACAGTGGATCTTGGGATTTGGGCGGCCGCAACTTGCCCATTCTCAACCGCCCTGTTGCTGGCAGGACACCTAGCGGTCTGGATGCTCTCGCTATGGCCGTGGCATGCCAGGAGGGTTCCGGTGTCTGA